In the genome of Mytilus edulis chromosome 14, xbMytEdul2.2, whole genome shotgun sequence, the window taaaaaattggatgtgtaatacctgaacgtataaaaagtctgcatgttgagttatatttacaaatgatgttaTAATACCGATGTTTACTTGTGCTATTACAAGAGCAGTTCATTTAAAAATTAGGAGGATTTATCACAGAATGCTTTTATTTTAGCTATTTGTCGTTGTACATGTTTTACAAGAAGAAAGTCACTCCGATCAGTGATGATTTTAGACAACGCGTCTACGTATGTTGCGGGAGCataagaaattgaacatttaatAAAGTCATCATATGTAACTTAAAAGCTTAACTCTTACGGAAAAAACTTGGCGATTTATTCCGATAATAGCACCTTGGCTCGGAGGATTGTAGGAGAGATTGATAGGATTAACGAAAATTGCATTAGGACGAGCACTGCTGGACAACGAAACACTCAACACGATAATTACTGAAGTAGAAAGTATACTTAAGTCCTAACTACACAATAATTTTGGCCACTAAATTAGACTCAACTAAAATATGCATTTTGCCGTGCAGACAGACTGGAGCCAGCATTTAATCAAATTTGTAATTCAGTACAATACAATAATCttatatatacatatgcataCATCATATATAATAGTATCTATACCAAGTAATTTAACACACAACTTTGTGAACCAAAAAATATACTTCCggcaacaaaaataataaatatctaTTAACTTCCAATAACGttcaaatgataaatatcatataATGAATACCCGTCATAAACAGACACTAGCCGCCCAGGAAAAACCAACTTAAAAGGTTTGGAAACCTTCGCACGGAAGAATGCAAGAACCGTTTCTGGGTAATGATGCCGCACtccatcatgatcatgattatatataaaaaaaaatatacaattttttatttaaaaaaggaaGTTTTAACTATACGATGTCTACGGCTAGAATGACCACCTAGACAATTTTTTCACGAACCCGcgaaaaacaaattaacataacaaaacattAGGTCACCTGACCTATCGAATCATACATCATTGACCcatacaaaatattatagaaactTTAAGACAGTATTTTCCCGCTATACTGCTAAACGCTGAAAAATATATGTCCTAACTACACAATAATTTTGGCCACTAAATGAGACTCAACTAAAATATGCATTTTGCCGTGCAGACAGACTAGAAAAACAAAGAACGGGCGTGAGAAATGCAATATGAATACAATGCAAGATACTTATCAAATcataaatcataataaaaaataaaattcacacACCTAGTTTTTTCGTAACCTGAAGCCGATGATCAAGTGAATCGGCCACGTTACCTTTTTAGCAGTGTCGCTTTTCCACCGACCGTGTCGTTTCCAACACCGTTCGTTAACATCTGAATTGGCGGCTGCAGTAGCCCCACCTGCTCTCAAAGAATGCAAACCAATGTTTAAATTAGGACAAATACTTTCTAACCTAGAAACTATACATTCTCTAGCTCTGGTATAACTTAAccgtttatttttatatattaatgaacAAACTTGTTTTGATCTGAAAATTGGTCTGAATAAAAAGTTTTCTGATTCAGAATTAATCATACTAATTGAAAATactttttcaataataaatatgGACAGGCAATTGACTCTCCTTTACAAATGACAATTTCGTCACCTAATCTATATTGGTCAGTTTTACTCTTAAATATATTGATTGAAAAATGATCATCTTTGAAAACTATACCCTTACAACGAATGCCGCTTACTTCATCATAACGAAGAAAACcagcaaaacataaaataatcatAGTTAAATCACGTATAACAAGTAAATCATTACAATCTTTATACTTAGAacataaatttatcaaaacatctacgGTAATGTGATCTTTTTTCACTCTCGGTCTGTGTGGTTGTCGTTTTGCAGCTTCCATTAAATTCACAACGAAAGAATTTGTTGTCGGATCTTGAATTCCTTGAATGTTATGCGCCCACTTGATCCCGTAAACAGCAGATTGCACTACACTTTTTGACGATCCTTTATCCAGTAAATGAGTTAAATATAACGCAACGTGAATTGGAGAAGCGGGAATAGATTTTCCTCCTTCTTTAGATATAAACTGTTCCCAAcgtttaaaagaataaaaatatttactattggTGTTGCTGCTATGTGAATGTAACAAAAACTCTTCCATTTTCCCACCAAGTTGAGTGAAATTTTCTGAGATCGCTCCACACTGTGAAATCTCCTTCTGAAGGGTACATTTTAACCCGATCcctaaaaaacaaatacaatgatAAATATCTAAAATCTAATTTTAAGTGCCAACATAGTGAAATTTGTATCTGTCTTTCCGAATAATCCGTTCTTTCCTCTTCCTCTTATAACTACACTTGATGACAACAATCTGCTGTCTACTACAAAACTCTGTTTGCGAACCTTCAATACCAACGTTTAAAATTGGCCAAAAAGGAGCTTACCTCCAGTATGGAACAATTAGTGTACCGATAGATTTTTCTTGTTTCATTTTTTGAATACATTTGGAAACAATTGAAGGTGGTGGTACAATCCAATTAATTTCGCTTTTCCAATCTTGATCAGAAGCATTAATACCTGAAGTATTAGGACACCAGCGCTTATAGTTAAAGAccaaacattttgtattataatCTGACGCAAATCGATCTACCGTATGAGGACCCCACAAATTATCTAGAACTGAATACACTTCTGGGTCTATTCCCCAGTCATCACAGTCTACACTTTTACTGATCTGATCAGCCTTAACGTTTTCCTCTCTTGGTACCCACTGTGGTAACAATACAATATTGTTAAGCTTACATACATTGGCTATCTTGATAGCGATTAATTGTAGATCGCCCTTTCTACTACCTTGCTTaataatgtaaacaatattttgattatcagtatacCATTTAATAGTTTCCCCTTGTAATGTTACTAGTAATGACAACAAAACTCTATATACCGCTTCTAACTCTCTCCATGTGGAGCTTTTAAAACTTTCTACTGAATTCCAACTACCCATAACTTCAGTATCACTGATACTGACAGCATACCCTCCGAAACCTATACCGGAGGCATCACTGTAAACAATGCAAGAGTACTGTTCCACTATACTCAAATCTCTGCCATTCAGTATGGCTACGTTTTCCTTCCAGAAAACAATTTCATCTAATGCTTTGCTATTCAAAAGCACAGGAGCGTTCCAACTTGCTCTATACAATAAGCAATCGTACATACTCCTTGTACGCAATCGTACTACTGGGCCCATTGCCCCTTTCATAGAAATAATCTGTCCAATAATGGACGTCAAAAACTTGGCTGTTACTTTTATTTCACCTTTTCCCAACCTGTGAATAATCACATTCAGCGTATCTTTCAACTTATTCAATCTAGGTTCTGTCACATAAACAATACCATCTTTCATGTCCCACACCAAACCTAGCCAAGTAACTGATTGACTTGGTTCCCAACTACATTTTTCTTCGGCAATTAAAAAACCAGCCGACCTTAAAGCATAACGCACAGTTAAGCTACAGAAATTAGCCTTACTAATTTCACTTGCCCCACCTATGCCATCATCAAGATACATTATAATCTGTAATCCTTGGtctcttaaatattttacaatgcaTCTAACAACCTTTGTAAATATGTATCCTGCTGTACTTATACCAAAAGGTAATACGTTAAAAACGTAGtattttgttactttttcgtGTTCATGAAACCAACTGAAACCTAAGTACGTTTTGTgatcttcaaatatttcaatatgatGATATGCCGATCGAAGATCGTATGTAAATAGATAATCCCCCTTTTCGAACATATGACTAGCTTCAACAGCATCTTCATATTTGAACCTAAATTTGTGTAAGTGGGGGTTTATATGCCTGCAGTCAAGAACAAGTCTGAATTTTTCTTTATTCCTCACAACTGTTAGAGGATTGACTACTTTAGGTAACTCGGGTACTTGAGATATACAACCCCGACTAATTAACTTAGAAATCTCGGATTCAACAAACTCTGCATTATCAAATGCTGTCTTATTGTTCCTTAAACAACAGCTTTCAGGTTCTGTATAAAACGGAATTCTGTAACCATCTCTAATAATACTAAGAATATAGTCCTTTGCATTAATACTTTGCCAATAAGCGTACACGTTGCGTAACCTGTTTACCGGTAAATCGTTAGAGTTCACCTTTGTAACTGTACTTTTAAATGTGTTATCAAGCTTAGCTAATTGTAATTGTGTATCTTTTACAATTGTGCTTTTGTCAAAACTATCAAAGTTTTCTACAGTTTTATCAaaactatttacatttttacttATCTTGTCAATCTTGTTTCTTTGCATTGTTGCACCAAAAGCATCAGTTTGATGGTGTACCCTCCAATGTCCGGGAATACCACACTCATAACATTTCTCtgggcgttgaattggaacattATTTCTAGGTGCGTTGGAATTAAATCTCGACGACTGAGAGGTACTGTAAGGGGTTGAtctatgttgtttattttatttgttcgTTCTTGATTTTTCGTGCAGCTTTGTTTTCGGCTCTGATGATTCGTTTCTCATCTTCAGAGTCGTCGGCCAGACTATGAGTTTCGTATTCTGTCACTGTTTTCCAGCCACTTTCAGATTGGTCTGCCAATTTAACTAATGTTTGTCTATGCCGTAAAATATCCAAACCTTCACTGACACTTTGTGCTGCCTTTTGGGTCTGTTCGGTTTGCTCCGGGTCTTCCCTCAGAAAACATCTAGCTTCCTTCATCTTGTTGGCAACCTTGGAATTGACTTTAAATTGTTCTTCATTCCCCTTCCTTTTAAACACATAATTGTCCGAATTCATCTCTTCAATCTTAGCAAGTTATGTTTCTGACAGTTGTCGTTGATTTTCGTTCGTCGACTTTTGGAAGGCGTCAAAACTGCTTTTGATAATCCTGTCAATGTGATGTACAATATCATTCTGTGCGGTTGAAACAGCTTCTTGCACACGCTGTTTAATCAAAGAATCTAGCTGTACCGGATCCGACATTTTAACTATACGATGTCTACGGCTAGAATGACCATCTAGACAATTTTTTTACGAACCCGcgaaaaacaaattaacataacaaaacattAGGTCACCTGACCTATCGAATCATACATCATTGACCcatacaaaatattatagaaactTTAAGACAGTATTTTTCCGCTATACTGCGAAACGCTGAAAAATATATTGATCGCCCACTTACATACGTTTCATCGGATCCAACTGACGACGAACCACTCACTCTGTCACATTTATTATATGGAAGACGAATCAGGACATTACTGTATAACAGATTTGAAGACTGTAGTCTACAACCAGGAACCAAATGCACTACGCATGAATCATTGACTAGACAATCGAAGTTACTAAAAAACTtcataaaaagatgaaaacaggAATTATTAACTTCACTAAGGGAACATTATCGATATACTGAACGCAACACACAGAACATTAATGTCGGATATGTTGTTCAGATTCATGACGATGTATGAAGAGTATATCGTACTTTAGCTGAATTGACAAATAAGTTAACGTCAAAGATAGACTTACACGATCAGCCTTTACTCGAAAAAAAATGATGGGACATCTACACCAATCAGCAAACTTTATCCGTTAACACAGAATTCTTTAGAAGATGAAACTAAAGCAGCTCATGGACTGTTAAATGTTATTACGAATAtactttaaagttttaatttattttctcagaacttttatcttttaatttatgaTCACTTTTATTTCTTGTGAAGTAATTCTCTTGCGATCCCCAGTATTTTGGAAGTAACGCATAAACGTAACGTTCTCGCTGCCACCATTCATTGTAACGTCCCGTTGTTGTGACGTATTGACTTGAAGAGCTTGAATAGGGATACATACATGCTAAACACCTTTGTTTTTGTTAGCCTTATAGTTGCCTGATTTACCCACTAAGCGACACTATCAATGATGTGTCCATCAGTGGTTTGCGAATTTACTCTGCTATCATCAGGGGTGTGTATTTAATATGTAATCATCACTGACATGTGCATTTAGAGTATTATCTTCATTGACGTATGATGAAAAATTTTCAACATCAGTAGGGTATGAAATTAGAGCATCATCTTAATCAATTACTGATTTTATGGTGTCAAAATCAGTGGTGTTGTAATTCTAGATGTGGTGTTCATTGGAGGTCATAACTATGAACAGTTATTTTATACACCCTTGTTGCTATCAGTGGTGTGTGAATCTATTGGTCTTGATTATCTAAGATGTTTGAAAATCAGTTGTCACTATCAATGTCTTTGACACTATGGTGTCACAGTCAGTGGTTTGTTATATCAAGTTGtctttttcattaatattttcatGTATGATGTCACAATCATAAGAGTGCAAATTGAAAGGGTGTCAACATCAGTAGTGTATGAAGTTATGATGTGCTGTTAGATGTCACCATAAGTAGGTTGAGAATTAAGAATGTTAGGACTTAGGATGTGTGAACTACTAGTAGATGCTTTCATTGTTTATATGTTTGGTTtagataaaaattaaataaatgcaatTCCTTGATCAAAACgactatataaaaacaaaatgttttttttatgtataaaacatttgtatgaaGGATCCAGAAGGACAAGGCACGAAAAATGAAATCCCACTGTACATAATTTTATTAAGTAtgtattatgattattttttacattagaTCTGAGTTGTAAATATCATCAACTCCACGTAAAATCAGAGGTttacaaaataatgttttgttaGAAACCAAAAATAAACCTTTGTCATGTTTATTATCTGAATCAGTTtgacgattgattgattgattgattggttgttggttgctttacgccgcattagcacaaaaaggctatatcgctgCGAAGTTTGACGATTGAAATGTtaagattatttattttaattctaaCAGTAGTGTAGTGGTTGTCCATTATAAACCTGTCTCATTTACAACATGATTTTGTATTGTTTCGATTAAATATAATAATGATCAGACTGAGGAGATTTATATCAATACTAACCATATCTCTTACTTCTTTTTCACAGCCGACTGTGACCAGATAATTGACTATCTCTCGGTGTCCTCCGGCAGCCGCTTTCAATAATGGTGTCTTTCCATACTTTATAATCAACATGAAAtagacatcaaaacttgtgtcataaactgaacaatgttgtgtaataaataagaatgaaaaaaaaaattcacatcaaTCAATAAATCTGCAGAATACATATCATTTGTTCAAAAGTGTTCTCATCAAATCGAGGAAAATATCTGAGGTTAACATAATGAAATtttgttagaaattaaaattaaccTTTGCCATTTTTATTATATGATTCGATTTGAAGATTGAAATGGTAACATTATCGGTTTAATTCTAACattatttgttgtccattaaaccgtATGAGTTTGTACTGATTCAGTAAAGGGTTGCAAAAATCAGACTGAGTAGATGGTATCTATAATCACCTTGGTGTCTCTGAATTCCTTATCACAGCCGACTGTTATAAGATAACGGATGATCTCCAGGTGTCCTTGCTGTGCTGCATACAACAATGGTGTCATTCCTacctgtaatatcaacatataacaaacATCACAAACTTGTATGATAAACTGGCCAATGTATTGTAATAAATATCTATGTAAATAAGATTTATATATCACATAAAAGAGAAGTCAGATCTGTTAAAGATTATTAAGCCACATATACTTATATTCTTGTTATGCGttcacttttctacattggctagatgttaAGGAggaggtttgagatctcataaacatgttttaccttgccgtatttttgcgcctgtccattgtccggagcctctgacctttgtaagtcttctattatttttaatttagtttcttgtgtataacttcgagtttagtatggcgttcattgtcactgaactagtatgtatatttgtttaggggccagctgaaggacacctcagggtgcgggaatttctcgctgcattgcagACCTTTTGGTTACCTTCttctgttgtcttttctatggccgggttgttgtctctttgacacattcctcatttccattatCAATGATAATAAACAATAACAAGTAGATTAACAACATATCTTGTTGTTAGATGTCAGAAATATTATCCGAACTGTCATCTAAAAATAATAGatttgtttattaaaagaataaaagatcTACTTCACTGAATGAAGaaagacaaaacaaatgaaattaagtCCTACTTTACATAATtctgttaattattttttaattatttgtgttaTATATCAAGTGTGTCAACATCAGCAGTGCCCACATTTTGAATGTTGTCGTCAGTGGTAAATCAATATAGGGTgtcaccttcaatgatgattcgaTTTAGTGTGTTACCATCAGTAGTGAGTTATTTTAGGTTTAGACTCTCCAGTGGTGTATGAATGAATGGCATCAGTGTAGTGTAAACTTAATGTGTCATCATCATTTGAGGTTTAATTTAACTTGTCATCATCAGTGgtgttaaaattaaaaatgtcatctttgaaatttggtttcatcagTGGTTTGCGAATTGGCCATTGTATCATCAATAGTGTGACTATCAGTGTCTTGCGAATTTACCATGTCATTATCAATATAATAACCATCAGTGTTTTACCATTTAATCATGTCGGCATCAATTGTGTGATTCACGAATTTAAGGTGTCATCCCTAATCATGTTGATATGATTGTTGTGTGAATAAATTGATCCTTATTATCTAAGGTGTCTGATTGTTAGATGTCACCATCACTGATTTCTTAATTATGGATTTCACCAACATCGGAGTGTAATTTGGAACGGTTTAACTACCAGTGGTATGTGCATTTTAAGGGTttctttcaacataaaaataaagagTGTCTCAATCAGTGGTGGATGGATTTAGGGGGTCACCATCATTGGAGTGTGTATTGAAAGGGTGTCGCTGTCAGTGATCGGTGAATTAAAGGGATTCACTATCAGTGGTATGTGAATTTAGGGTTCCACCTTCAGTGGCAGTTGAACTTAGAGTGTCAGCATCAATGGTGTGCGAACGATGTGTCGTCAAAATCTCTAATTCATGATTTTAGAATGTCACCATTGTTAGGCGCAGATTAAGGATGCCCGAATTTAGGATAATTCATTTTTTCTACAAAACATTACTTAAATACAATTCTATGACTATGATCAAAATGATTATGTAACTTAATATTATAATGTATAGAACAAAAGAAGTGAATTGAAAtctctttttatttaattctgtAGAGTATTTATTAtgattaaaagattttttttacattagatctgtatGATTAATATCATCAACTCCAGGTAAAATCAGTGGATTACAAAGtaatattgttgaaaaaaaaccttttatcatttttattattccaCTGTTTATACATATTGaaagttttaacaatatttgattggttgagacAATCCCACGTGTCATTGATCAAAtcttcatattcccctctgaaatATCGGGCCAAAATTAGCGATGTTACGCGCGGCAAATGTACATAACGTCTTAAACTTCTTATTTTGTAAATCTTCTACTAAATTTTCTTACataaagataagaaaaagaaTATATGCAAACTAATATTTGATGTttgaataataagaaaaaaagcattggtagtggaataaaacattcatttcccttggcctctggagatatgaagatttgttcaccctaaaaaaatcatatttcctGCGGGCAGAGCCCTCGTGCAATATGAAtattcttgggtgaacaaatcttcgtATCTCCAAAGGCcaagggaaatgaatgttttatacCACTGCCAATGCTTTGTTTATTAAATATGTCGtgtttagtaataaaaaaaacggataagaaaaagaatatttgatgtttgaataataaaaaaaagtattggcagtggaataaaacattcatttcccttggcctctggagatatgaagatttgttcaccctcgAAAAATCATAATTCCCTCGGACAAAGCCCTCGTGCAATATGAATATTCTTGGGTGAACAAAGTTTCATATCTCCCTGAggcacgggaaataaatgtaCATTATCCAATTCAGTTTGTCGATGCAAATGTAAcccttgttttttttaagttctaacaagtatttgttgtccattagacctgtctgattaacaacatgatttgtatcgatgatatataaataaaagtaagaGGAGATAACATCTATAATCACCTTGTCAATTGCTTCCCTTTCACAGCCGACTGTGATCAGATAACGGACTACTTCTAGGTGTTCATTGTGGGCAGCACGAATTATTGGTGTAGCATAATCCTGTAATAAAACAGACATACAGATTTGTGTCATAAAGTGAACAATTTTGTGTTATAAAtgtaaatgataatttttttgtgtaaaaactGTAATGTTGAACAAGTTATAATTTGCactgattttttgtaaaagttatcagCTGTCTGTTATGAACCACTTAACACAAAAGGATGATGACAGCACACAGTTCTTTTTTTCCTCATATATCTATCATATTTACTTGAATGCATGATACAGACTGATACTCAGCATTGACATGATTGATACAAACAACATCACCTGACCATATTCATCCTTATTGGCATTTTTATTTCAGGTGTCACCATCAGTTTCACAATCAGTTCAGGTTTATGCATTGTAAAACAACATCGTTAGTGGTATTTGAATTCATGGTGTCGTTATCATAAATGTGTGAATTAGGGATATCACCATTATTGGATGGTGAATTGAAGTCATCACTATCAACGGGGTTTCAATTAAGGGTGTCATCATCAGTGTTGTTAGAAGCAGGGTTATCATCTTTGTTTTGCTAATGAATTGAAGGTGTCATCTTCAGTGGGGTATGAATGAGAGATATCAACAATTTTAGTGGACCAAATGAATGTGTC includes:
- the LOC139504313 gene encoding uncharacterized protein: MQRNKIDKISKNVNSFDKTVENFDSFDKSTIVKDTQLQLAKLDNTFKSTVTKVNSNDLPVNRLRNVYAYWQSINAKDYILSIIRDGYRIPFYTEPESCCLRNNKTAFDNAEFVESEISKLISRGCISQVPELPKVVNPLTVVRNKEKFRLVLDCRHINPHLHKFRFKYEDAVEASHMFEKGDYLFTYDLRSAYHHIEIFEDHKTYLGFSWFHEHEKVTKYYVFNVLPFGISTAGYIFTKVVRCIVKYLRDQGLQIIMYLDDGIGGASEISKANFCSLTVRYALRSAGFLIAEEKCSWEPSQSVTWLGLVWDMKDGIVYVTEPRLNKLKDTLNVIIHRLGKGEIKVTAKFLTSIIGQIISMKGAMGPVVRLRTRSMYDCLLYRASWNAPVLLNSKALDEIVFWKENVAILNGRDLSIVEQYSCIVYSDASGIGFGGYAVSISDTEVMGSWNSVESFKSSTWRELEAVYRVLLSLLVTLQGETIKWYTDNQNIVYIIKQGSRKGDLQLIAIKIANVCKLNNIVLLPQWVPREENVKADQISKSVDCDDWGIDPEVYSVLDNLWGPHTVDRFASDYNTKCLVFNYKRWCPNTSGINASDQDWKSEINWIVPPPSIVSKCIQKMKQEKSIGTLIVPYWR